From Mycobacterium colombiense CECT 3035:
GACCCGCTTTCGAGGTGAGGACATTTTGATTTCTTCTTTCTCCCTGGAGTCAGAAGCGTGCCGGTCCAAGGCTGCGCGAATATGAAGAATAGCGAAACGCCGAATGGCAGCCATCGGGAACGACTCAGTTCCGCGCCTTCGCCATGGCTCGGTAGCCCTCTCGCACGCTGGGGAATCGAGGCTTCCAGGTGGTGGCCGAGCGGAAGCGAGCGTTACTGACGCGCAGTGATCGCGTCATCGAGGTGGTGCGGTCTCCGAGCAACAGCGCGAGCCGTCCGGGCGTATGGATCCAGGGTTTCGCGCCGACGGCATCGGCCATTGCCAAAGCGTTGTCACGGCCGTTAACAGGGGCGTCATCGACGACGTTGTAGACACCGCCGGCACAATCGAGCGCGGCGACGACCGCGGTTGCGGCATCGGCCAGGTGGATTGAGGACACATAGCCACGCGGGTCACCGGCCCGGAAGCCGATGTGGCGGCGCGCCATGGCCATGATCTGTTCGCTGTGCGCGGCACCATGGCCGTAGAAGATGCCGAACCGCAAGACGACTGCGGTGCAGCCAGTTTCGCCGAATCGGCGGGCGTTGGCCTCGGCCGCATGGTTGCCGGCGGCGATGGGGTAGTGGTCGGTCGGCCAATCCTCGTCGAGCCACCGGTCGGCTCCATCGCGGTAGATCATCGCGACCGACTCCTGCACCACCCGGGAAACGCCGGCGTCAAGCGCGGCATCGACCACGGTGGCCGACCCCTCGGTGCGGACGCGCTGGCACTCCGCCCAGGCCGACTTGAGCACGAACCGCTGCGGTGACGGCAGCGCCGAGGCAAGATTCACCACGATGTCGTGACCGGCGAACGCGGTGCTGAGGCTCCAGCGGTCGAACAGCGACACCGCCACCGGG
This genomic window contains:
- a CDS encoding NAD-dependent epimerase/dehydratase family protein translates to MRVFVTGGTGAVGGYAVPALIAAGHLVSALARTDDKARVLREQGATPVAVSLFDRWSLSTAFAGHDIVVNLASALPSPQRFVLKSAWAECQRVRTEGSATVVDAALDAGVSRVVQESVAMIYRDGADRWLDEDWPTDHYPIAAGNHAAEANARRFGETGCTAVVLRFGIFYGHGAAHSEQIMAMARRHIGFRAGDPRGYVSSIHLADAATAVVAALDCAGGVYNVVDDAPVNGRDNALAMADAVGAKPWIHTPGRLALLLGDRTTSMTRSLRVSNARFRSATTWKPRFPSVREGYRAMAKARN